AATTTCTCTGATCTGCGGAACAGACCTACAAGAATACCTAACAGCAGTCCAAGTCCACCACCGAGCAGGAAGCCGGAAAGAGCTCTCACCAAGCTGATCCTAAAGTTCGGCCATAAATCCCCTGAGACGGCCAAGGATACAAATGATTCTGCAATGGTATACGGTGTCGGAAACAGCATTTCTGAGATCATTCCATAGTGTCCTAGGGTCTGCCACAGAATCAGCACAGTGCCCGGCAACAGAAGACCCAGTCCCAATGTTGTTACCTTTCCGGGGCGTTCGGAAGTTCTTACGGCCATAGCCCGATTTGTCATGCTCTGCACCCGCCTTTTTTTAGCTTTACAATCTCTTTAAATAACAAAAAGAGACCCTCGAATATTGAACACTTTCGGAGGTCTCCATTGGTATGGTCGACTTATTTATATTCCTGCCCCGTCAATAAGCTCAAGCTCATCGACTTTTTCAAAATAACTCAGCACCTTCAAACGTAGCTCTTGAAAGGAAGACGTTGTTTTTTTACGTGGATACGGCAGATCAACCGGTACAACCTTACGTATCTTACCGGGGCGCGGTTCTAGAATCACTACCCGATTGCCTAGGAATACAGCCTCATCAATATCATGTGTTACAAAAATCATGGTTGTTTTATTCGCACGCCAAATGTCCAGTAATACCGTCTGCATATGTGCTCTGGTGAACGCATCCAGTGCACCAAACGGTTCATCCAGCAGCAGGATTTTGGGATTTCGCAGTAGTGCACGGGCTATCGCCACCCGTTGGGCCATCCCTCCTGATAACTCCCGGGGATAGGATTTCTCAAATCCATTTAACTTGACGAGATCAATCAACTCATCGACCTTCCGTCTAATCTCCTTGTTCCCTAGCGGTAAATCGGAAGCAATATTCTTCTCTACGGTGAGCCAAGGGAAGAGACGATGTTCTTGAAAAATAAACCCTTTATCAATTCCGGGACCTCCAATTTCCGTCCCTCCTAGGGTAACACTCCCCGTATAACCGCTGTCCAAACCAGCCACGATGCGCAGCAGCGTGCTTTTGCCGCAACCGCTGGGGCCGATGACCGTAATGAATTCACCTTCTTGCACATGGAGATCAACATTATACAGTGCCTGAACATGACCCCCTGCAGACTCAAAACGTTTATTCAGATTTGAAATAGACAGCAACGCTTCTCCCATCCTGACCCCTCCTTCAATTCTGTATACAAAAAACAGAGGTATTGCGCTTTTACATTCGCAATACCTCTGTAGGAACAGTCGGTAATTTTTATTCAAAGTAAATCAATTGGAATTATAATATTTAAAATATCATCGTTTTTATTAGCTGTCAACAAAAAACAAGCCCTTTTATGGAACGATGTGGAGTTACTTTTAGTCCGTAAGTTATAAAAACAATGATTTTAATCACTTTTAGTAGGATGAAAGTATTAAAAATTCTTGCTTTTGCGTCGATATAATGAAGTAAGTTTATGAAAAATTGGTTCTAAGGAAGGGGTTTTTGCTTGAAAAGCATATCATTAAAATGGGGAGCAACACTTGTTGCCCTTAACACCTTATTCAGTGGTACACTCTATGCATCTGCAGCTGAAATCACTCTACCGTTTTCTGATTTAACAGAAATACAACAGACGAAAAGTGCCGCAATCCTCGAGGCTGCTCGTCTAGGATTGCTTAAAGGTGACCCGAACGGACAATTCAGACCCACTGCCACAATTACTCGCCAAGAGCTGGCAGCCATTCTAGCGAAGACCTTAAAGCTAGATTCCTCAGTGAACCCCGCTTCTTCCTTTAAAGATGTATCTGACTCCAGTTGGAGTGTCTCCGCTATTGAAGCAGTGAAGAAGGCAGGATTTATGGAGGGTGATCTTACAGGTAATTTTAATCCATTCAGGCCTGTAACCAGAGAAGAGCTTGCAGTTATATTTGTACGTGCTATCCATGGAATTGGGGCGCAAGGTGGACATGCCCACAAGGTTAATGATGAATCCGCAATCAGCAATTGGGCAAAAGAGTACACCGATGTCGCACTTCGCCTTAAACTTATAGATTCTCCCGAAGATATATTCAGCCCCAAAGGTACTGTACAGCGCCAGGATATAGCTTCTTTTCTGCTGAATATTTTTAAAGAAGAACAACAAACGGCAACGATCGACAATATCGATGGAGATTTCGTAACGATCAATGGCACACCTTACCTCATTGAAGATAGCCTTAAAGAATTAATGACTGTTAACAACCATGATGCTTTAAAAGGAGCTGTTCTTAAGTTCAATTCCTTGAATCGTCATGTGCACGGTTTACAGGAGCTAGAAATTGTACAAAAAGGGGTTCAACTAAATACCTCCGGCTTACCTTCTAGTTCTTTACTTAACATTTCAGGAAATGATGTTGTTATTAAAGGTGATGTTTCCGGTGATTTGAAGATCAAAAATGGCGTTTCGAGTATAACCTTTCAGGGCCAAGTGGGGCAGATCATTGTGGATTCTATAACTCCAGTTACTATTCATGGTAGCTCTTCCCTGCAAACCTTAAAAATAGTTGAAGGCGGCGCTAAGATTACCCTCGATCCAGCCCTGTCTATTCAAAATCTGCAGTTGCCCGGCAACAGTCTGCCTTCGCATTTCATAACAAATTACACAGCCATTCAAGGTAATATCAAAATGGTTCAAAATACATCCGGAGTTATTGCTCCTGCATATACTCCGTCCACGTCTGCTAACGCCGTGAGCGATTCGACTCCTGAGCCTTCTCCGGTGGCCACTCCGAGTCCTTCTCCGGTGGCGACCCCGAGTCCTTCTCCGGTGGCGACCCCGAGTCCTTCTCCGGTGGCGACCCCGAGTCCTTCTCCGGTAGCGACTCCGAGTCCTTCTCCGGTGGTTACTCCGAGTCCTTCTCCGGTGGTGACCCCGAGTCCTTCTCCGGTGGCGACCCCGAGTCCTTCTCCGGTAGCGACTCCGAGTCCTTCTCCGGTGGTGACCCCGAGTCCTTCTCCGGTGGCGACCCCGAGTCCTTCTCCGGTAGCGACTCCGAGTCCTTCTCCGGTGGTTACTCCGAGTCCTTCTCCGGTGGTTACTCCGAGTCCTTCTCCGGTGGTGACCCCGAGCCCTTCTCCGGTGGCGACTCCGAGTCCTTCTCCGGTGGTGACCCCGAGTCCTTCTCCGGTGGTGACCCCGAGTCCTTCTCCGGTGGCGACCCCGAGTCCTTCTCCGGTAGCGACTCCGAGTCCTTCTCCGGTGGCGACTCCTGAGCCTACACCTACCCCGACTCCGGTGAACCATGCACCAGTCGTGCAAAAAAATATTGATCCAATATCTGCTCTGATCACCAGTGGCACTCAAAACGTTGATATCAGCAACGTGTTCATTGATCCGGATGGCGACCCGCTTACATTCGTGGCTTCCTCCTCTGATGCTGGCGTCGCCACTGTATCTGTAAATGGTAATCGTCTCAACCTTGTTCCGGTCCATTCAGGTACAGCCACGATTACCATAACAGTAATGGACGGTCGAGGCGGCATTAACACCGCAACTTTTGTATTCACTGTAACGTCTAATCAGCCGCCAATTGTGATATCTGAAATCACTACTCAGCTCTTAACCCCAGGTATCACGGCCCCACGTACATTTGATCTGGGGCAGCTTTTTCAAGATCCAGACAATGACAGGCTTACTTATTCAGCTTCTATAGATAACGTAAATGCTGGCACACTTAGCCTTAATGGCAACATTCTGACGGTAACTCCGGCAGCTAATAGTTCAGCGAGTGGTTTAGTGACCCTCATAGCAAGCGATGGTAAAGGAGGTTCAACTACCACAGCTTTCACCTTGATTACAGCCCAGCTTGTAAACAACGGCTTTGTGCCAATAACCACCAAGCAAGGTATACCGAATCTTTCCTTCGACATTTCCAAGCTGATTCCTAACCAGAACCAATTTAAAGTGTACACAGAAAACATCAAGGGTTCATTAAGCGGACCAGTAACTCTGAATGGAGTTATATGGAATGGCCCTACAAGTCCAGGAACGGTATGGATAGTAGGTTCTGATGGCAATGCGGTTGTATTATCCATAAGCGTGGCTTCACAGGGTACCTCTGAGCTATTCTTCTCAGAGTATCTGGACGGCGGGAATGGCAGAATTGCAGTCGAACTGTATTACAGAGGAAATGGTACTCCCAATGATATGGCAGAAGGCTACACTCTAGAGGTCCACCAATTTATGAAAGCAACCCAAAGCAAACAGGTTTATTCCCGTCCATTATTTCCTGTATTCCCAACAATGCCGTATATTTTTATAGATTCTACTTTTGGGGACGCATTTGATTTATTAAATATCTTCTATTACAATGACGATCTGAGTCTATATAATCCAGGAGCATATAATATTACAGCATTAGTACTGAAGAAAAACGGCCAAATCGTAGATGTTCTCGGTGATCCTTCTTCTACTCAGCAATTCCTCTCCACAGGTGGAACTATTGTCCGAAAATCTGGTATATACACTGGATCACAGCAGTTTTCACTTGAGGGTGAGTGGAATCAATATCCAAAAGGAACTTACTATTATTTCGGAAGCCATACTCCTTGAGCACAGGAAGGAACTCAACTCTCAATACTAAACATTCCAGCTATAAAAAGCGGCTCTCCAAAGCAGCCCTATTAATGTAAAAAACAAGAAGGCAGTGATCCTCAGATATTAGAGAATCACTGCCTTCTTGTTTATCTGCATTGCATAACGTTAAGTGCACGTTGGGCAAACTTCGGAAACCTTTGAGTTCATTGCATTCTGTACACTTATTTCATAACCTCTTCCACATATCACTTCAAACCTATCGCTCCCTCGGTTCTTAGCTACACGGTTTCACATCAGATATCTTAAATATAAATATACACTTGAGATCACAATGGACAACAGCATCAAAGGAAAACCCACCTTCAAGTACTTCATGAATGTGATTGGGTAGCCCTCTTTACCAGCTAGACCCGCAACGATCAGATTGGCACTGGCACCGATTAATGTACCATTTCCGCCCAAGCAAGCGCCCAAGGCCAAGCTCCACCAGAGGGGCTCCAGATTGGTAATCCCCATCTGCCCCATCTCCTGAATCAAAGGAATCATCGTTGCTACAAACGGAATATTATCAAGAAATGCAGAAGCAATTGCACTCACCCATAAGATCATCATTGAGCTCTTTAGTACATCTCCGCCCGTTAATTCGATTGCTTTGGCAGCCAGCTCTGCGATGACGCCCGTCTCTACGAGTCCTGATACGAGAACAAACAGCCCGATAAAAAAGAAAATCGTAATCCACTCCACGCTGTGAAAAGCTTTCTCCAGCATATGTTCTCCCCCGGTCAGCAAAAGCAGTAAAAAAGCCCCTGCCAAGGCCACTGTAGCCGATTCCAACTGTAGCAGCTGATGTAAAAAAAAGCCTGTAATCGTAAGGCCAAGCACGATCAAGCATTTTCGCAGTAGCTTATGATCCGTAATCATTGCCTTTTCATCCATGTCCATAATGCTTTGCTGCAATTCCGGAGTGGATTTAATTTGCTTCCCAAACATCAATAGGAAAAGCGGGATATACGCCAACATAATGATAATAATCACGGGTGTCAGATTGCTGATAAAGGACATAAACGTCAGCTCTTTCACCGCACTGCCAATCATAATATTCGGCGGATCTCCGATCAATGTTGCTGTGCCGCCGACATTCGATGCGATAATTTGTGACATCAAAAAAGGCAGCGGATTTATGCGCAGTTGTCTTGTAATACTGAAGGTAACGGGTACCATAAGTAGCACTGTTGTAACATTATCCAAGAAGGCAGAAGCCACAGCAGTAATAACAAATAAGGCAATCAGTATCCGTCTCGGCTTCCCTTTCGCCAGCTTAGCTGATTTCACGGCCGCATATTTAAAGAGCCCTGTCTCTGCAGTAATTCCTACAATCATCATCATGCCTACAAGTAATCCAATGGTATTAAAATCGATGTGATGCAATGCCGTCTCCTGATCCACAATGCCCATCGCTACCATAACAATAGCACCTAACATCGCTAGGATCGTACGGTGAATTTTTTCAGATATAATCAGTCCATAAATCAGTAGAAAAATACCTATCGCCCAAATTGCTTGCTGTTCCATAAAATCCCCCGGTCCTTCTATTTAATTTCTTAAATCTATATCCTATTAATCATAAATTAGAATTGTGTTTTTCGCACTGGGATTTTAAAGTCCAATTCACAGAAAACGGCTCTACCGAATATTCTTCGGCGAGCCGCTTATGAATTCTATTATTTCATCTTCAGTGCCTGCGGCTCCTTGAAAGCAGTTAGCTTCCCTTTGCTCTGTACAATAATCATCCCGTTCTCCAGCAAGGTTGGGCCAAATACTCTATCTGGTGTTTTGAGCTGTAAGATCGGTTTTGCGGTAATCAGGTCTATCGCGATTAATTTTCCGTCAGTCTGGGCCACATACATACCATGTCCGAGCAGATCAAAGCGTGCAATCGGATTGCTAATTCCACTATACTGAACCACTGATTTATTCGCCATTTTAACACCATAAATACTTTGTCCCTTACTAAAAAGAATTCTTCCATCATAAGGACCAGCTGCGTATTCTAAATTCGATCCGATAGATGCATACGAGTAATTATCTCGTGTTACGGTAGCAGGATCTGCATTCAGGGGGTAACTAAAAACACCCTTTTCCCCTGTTATATAAATTCTGTCACCGTCACTCCAGGCACTGCCTCCCTTAAATGCTTCGGGATCATTCGGGTCAATATTAGCAGGATTATACTCTACGGTTTTTACCACTTTCCCTGTCTTAACATCCAGACTGTCGAGTGTCGGAAGTGGGTAAGTATCGAATAAGGTAGCTTTCCGTTGTACGACAAGCGTTCCATTAATCTCTGCAATCGGAAGATCATAATCTCTATTATTCCAAAGCTCCTTACCCGTTGTTCGATCAAACGCATGCAAGATGTCATACGTATATGCTCCAGATACTGAGTTTTGAGCTAGTACCAGATTCCCCTCAACCATAAACGGTTCAAACAGCTGATCTCTGAAGTTATCACGCCACTGCAACTTGCCATCCTTCAGATTGTAGGCTTGAATATCACCATTGGCTGCGGCAAATAGCTGATCTTTATCAAGAACCAATTGACTGACACCTTTACTATTTGCTGACGAGCTCCATTTATTTTTTCCAGTAGCTGCATTCACTGCATAGATGGTACCCGCCTCAGAAGTCGCGTAAACCACGCCGTCTTGATAAAGCATCGGTGTTTTTAATTTAGCACCGTATTTCCACACAACTTTTCCTGTCTGAGCGTTAACGGCAAGCAGTTGACCCTTTTGAAGCATAAAAACTTTACCTGCACCAACAGAAACAACCCCCTTCCCCATGAGGTAATCCGTCGGTACATTTTCTAATGCTGGTAAATCCATCGTTGTTGACCACTCTACCTTCGCAGAAGGCAGATTTGCATAATAATCCTCAAAGTTTGAGCCTATATACGAGGTGTGTGAATCAATCCCAGCAGCTTGTACCGGATTTACCATAAGCAATACCCCTAAACCAATAACTGCAGTACGAAGATGTGATTTTAATAATGTTCCTCCCACTACCACACGCCTCCTCATATAAATGCTATCTTTGGATATATTTTTAAAATGAAATATAATACTAATGACAATTATAATGTAATAACATGGATTAATCTTCCTCATTTTGTAATTTAAAAGACTGGAATTCAAAACATTTACTCATAAACTTACAATTTGTAAGTTATTGTGTTATAATAATCACATTCTTTCATAAACGAACAAGCTTTATCAAATATATGAATAACAAGGGGTTTGTGATCATGAGTAACGAGGTAACCACAGCATCAGCAGCCGATTTTGAATTCGGTATCTACACCTTAGGAGACATAGTAGCTGATTGTCATACCGGCAATAAGATCAGCCCGAAACAACGACTTGACGAAGTTGTAGCTGCGGCGAAGTTAGCGGATGAAGCGGGGCTTGATGTATTCGGTGTAGGTGAGCATCACCGTCTTGATTTTGCAATTTCTTCGGTTCCAGTCGTTCTGGCCGCCATCTCTCAGGTTACCCGTAGAATCAAACTGACGAGCGCCACCACCGTATTAAGCACCATTGATCCCGTGCGCGTGTTCGAGGATTTCGCCACGCTTGATTTACTGTCGAATGGACGTGCAGAGATTATTGCTGGACGTGGTGCTTTTGTGGAATCTTTCCCGCTCTTCGGGTATGAACTTGAAGACTATCATCGACTTTTCACCGAGAATATCAATCTGCTTCTCGAGCTTAATAAGCATGAAATTATGAACTGGGAAGGTTCCTTCCGTTCATCCTTGAAGGATTCTGAGATTGCTCCACGCCCTCTTCAACAAAGCCTGCCGGTATGGATTGGTGTAGGAGGTTCTCCTGAAAGCGCGGAGAAATCCGGCGTACTCGGAACTGGAATGGCCATCGCCATTCTTAGCGGTAGTCCAGAACCTTTCCAAGAGCTTGCCGCAACTTATCGACGCGCTGGAATGCAGGCGGGGCATTCACCTGAAGCATTAAAGATTGCAATTACTAGCCACGGCTACATTGCCGAAACTTCACAGCAGGCACTCGATGAATATTACCCTTACTATTATAGTTATCGTAATTCCATCAGCCCAAAACCTGGACAAGAATACAGCGTCTCTCGTGACGACTTTGGCCAATATGTATCTGCTGATAACACGATGGCTGTGGGCAGCCCGCAGCAAATTATCGAAAAAATCCTTTATCAGCATGAGCTGTTCGGCCATAACCGTTTTATGACTCAACTCGACATC
This Paenibacillus sp. FSL R5-0345 DNA region includes the following protein-coding sequences:
- a CDS encoding ABC transporter ATP-binding protein, which gives rise to MGEALLSISNLNKRFESAGGHVQALYNVDLHVQEGEFITVIGPSGCGKSTLLRIVAGLDSGYTGSVTLGGTEIGGPGIDKGFIFQEHRLFPWLTVEKNIASDLPLGNKEIRRKVDELIDLVKLNGFEKSYPRELSGGMAQRVAIARALLRNPKILLLDEPFGALDAFTRAHMQTVLLDIWRANKTTMIFVTHDIDEAVFLGNRVVILEPRPGKIRKVVPVDLPYPRKKTTSSFQELRLKVLSYFEKVDELELIDGAGI
- a CDS encoding PQQ-binding-like beta-propeller repeat protein — translated: MGGTLLKSHLRTAVIGLGVLLMVNPVQAAGIDSHTSYIGSNFEDYYANLPSAKVEWSTTMDLPALENVPTDYLMGKGVVSVGAGKVFMLQKGQLLAVNAQTGKVVWKYGAKLKTPMLYQDGVVYATSEAGTIYAVNAATGKNKWSSSANSKGVSQLVLDKDQLFAAANGDIQAYNLKDGKLQWRDNFRDQLFEPFMVEGNLVLAQNSVSGAYTYDILHAFDRTTGKELWNNRDYDLPIAEINGTLVVQRKATLFDTYPLPTLDSLDVKTGKVVKTVEYNPANIDPNDPEAFKGGSAWSDGDRIYITGEKGVFSYPLNADPATVTRDNYSYASIGSNLEYAAGPYDGRILFSKGQSIYGVKMANKSVVQYSGISNPIARFDLLGHGMYVAQTDGKLIAIDLITAKPILQLKTPDRVFGPTLLENGMIIVQSKGKLTAFKEPQALKMK
- a CDS encoding SLC13 family permease; this translates as MEQQAIWAIGIFLLIYGLIISEKIHRTILAMLGAIVMVAMGIVDQETALHHIDFNTIGLLVGMMMIVGITAETGLFKYAAVKSAKLAKGKPRRILIALFVITAVASAFLDNVTTVLLMVPVTFSITRQLRINPLPFLMSQIIASNVGGTATLIGDPPNIMIGSAVKELTFMSFISNLTPVIIIIMLAYIPLFLLMFGKQIKSTPELQQSIMDMDEKAMITDHKLLRKCLIVLGLTITGFFLHQLLQLESATVALAGAFLLLLLTGGEHMLEKAFHSVEWITIFFFIGLFVLVSGLVETGVIAELAAKAIELTGGDVLKSSMMILWVSAIASAFLDNIPFVATMIPLIQEMGQMGITNLEPLWWSLALGACLGGNGTLIGASANLIVAGLAGKEGYPITFMKYLKVGFPLMLLSIVISSVYLYLRYLM
- a CDS encoding LLM class flavin-dependent oxidoreductase, translating into MSNEVTTASAADFEFGIYTLGDIVADCHTGNKISPKQRLDEVVAAAKLADEAGLDVFGVGEHHRLDFAISSVPVVLAAISQVTRRIKLTSATTVLSTIDPVRVFEDFATLDLLSNGRAEIIAGRGAFVESFPLFGYELEDYHRLFTENINLLLELNKHEIMNWEGSFRSSLKDSEIAPRPLQQSLPVWIGVGGSPESAEKSGVLGTGMAIAILSGSPEPFQELAATYRRAGMQAGHSPEALKIAITSHGYIAETSQQALDEYYPYYYSYRNSISPKPGQEYSVSRDDFGQYVSADNTMAVGSPQQIIEKILYQHELFGHNRFMTQLDIGGLPYAKVAKAIELLATEVAPVVRHEIAKKSSR
- a CDS encoding S-layer homology domain-containing protein encodes the protein MKSISLKWGATLVALNTLFSGTLYASAAEITLPFSDLTEIQQTKSAAILEAARLGLLKGDPNGQFRPTATITRQELAAILAKTLKLDSSVNPASSFKDVSDSSWSVSAIEAVKKAGFMEGDLTGNFNPFRPVTREELAVIFVRAIHGIGAQGGHAHKVNDESAISNWAKEYTDVALRLKLIDSPEDIFSPKGTVQRQDIASFLLNIFKEEQQTATIDNIDGDFVTINGTPYLIEDSLKELMTVNNHDALKGAVLKFNSLNRHVHGLQELEIVQKGVQLNTSGLPSSSLLNISGNDVVIKGDVSGDLKIKNGVSSITFQGQVGQIIVDSITPVTIHGSSSLQTLKIVEGGAKITLDPALSIQNLQLPGNSLPSHFITNYTAIQGNIKMVQNTSGVIAPAYTPSTSANAVSDSTPEPSPVATPSPSPVATPSPSPVATPSPSPVATPSPSPVATPSPSPVVTPSPSPVVTPSPSPVATPSPSPVATPSPSPVVTPSPSPVATPSPSPVATPSPSPVVTPSPSPVVTPSPSPVVTPSPSPVATPSPSPVVTPSPSPVVTPSPSPVATPSPSPVATPSPSPVATPEPTPTPTPVNHAPVVQKNIDPISALITSGTQNVDISNVFIDPDGDPLTFVASSSDAGVATVSVNGNRLNLVPVHSGTATITITVMDGRGGINTATFVFTVTSNQPPIVISEITTQLLTPGITAPRTFDLGQLFQDPDNDRLTYSASIDNVNAGTLSLNGNILTVTPAANSSASGLVTLIASDGKGGSTTTAFTLITAQLVNNGFVPITTKQGIPNLSFDISKLIPNQNQFKVYTENIKGSLSGPVTLNGVIWNGPTSPGTVWIVGSDGNAVVLSISVASQGTSELFFSEYLDGGNGRIAVELYYRGNGTPNDMAEGYTLEVHQFMKATQSKQVYSRPLFPVFPTMPYIFIDSTFGDAFDLLNIFYYNDDLSLYNPGAYNITALVLKKNGQIVDVLGDPSSTQQFLSTGGTIVRKSGIYTGSQQFSLEGEWNQYPKGTYYYFGSHTP